The Candidatus Rubidus massiliensis DNA segment TCCATACGATCTTTCAATGGCTCTGGGATAGAATCGAGCACATTAGCTGTGACGATAAATAAAATGTTGGAAAGATCAGTTCGGACATCTAAGTAATGATCTAAAAATTCTTTATTTTGTTCTGGATCTAATACCTCTAAAAGAGCTGATGCAGGGTCCCCTTGGTAGCTATTACCCATCTTATCCACTTCATCGAGCATGATGACAGGATTCATCGTTTGGCAAGCTTTCAAAGCCTGTATAAGTTTGCCGGGCATCGCCCCAATATAGGTACGACGGTGTCCTTTTATCTCTGCTTCATCTCTCATGCCACCGACAGAAAAGCGGTAAAATTTACGATTTAAAGCTCTTGCAACACTTTTTCCAATACTTGTTTTACCAACTCCTGGCGGTCCTACTAAACAAACAATACTTCCCTTTATTCCGTTTGACAGTTTACCAACACTTATAAATTCTAAAATTCTTTCCTTAATATCTTCTAAGCCATAGTGATCTTCAGATAAAATTTCTTCAGCTTCTCTTAAATTGTCATGTTCTTTGCTAAATATTCCCCATGGAATGATCGTTAACCAATCTAAATAACCTCGACTTACCGCATATTCGGCAGATTGTGGTTCAAGAACACTAAGTTTTTCCATTTCATCTTTTATGACTTTTAAGACATCCGAGGGGATTGTTCTTTCTTTGAGGCGAATTTCAAACTTATCTTTGTCAATAGACTTATCATCACGCTCAAGTCCTAGTTCTTTTTTGATCGTCTTTAATTGCTCGCGTAAAAAGAAATCTTTTTGACTCTTCGATATCGTCGCTTCGATTTTTTGATTAATATTATTTTGTAAAATACTTAAATCGAGCTCTTTTTTTAACAAAATTAAAGCTTTGTCAATTCTTTGATGAATATCAAAAGTCTCTAAAACATCTTGTAACTCATCTCTTGAGGCTGTAGTTAATGCTACAGCAAAATCGGCTAATTTTCCAGGTTCTGTAAAATCAGAATGCCCTAAAAATATTTGAAGTTCTTCCTTAAAGAGGGGGTTTAACTTTAACAACTCTTTAATGGTTGAAATGATACTAATAGAATAGGCTTTTAACTCATCGGTAATAACGTTTGGATCATCGTGGTAAGAAACTGTACCGGTTAACATTTTTTTCTCTAAGGTACAGTCAACTAAACGAATCCTTTTTTCCATATTCAATATAGCTTGCGCACCACCGTGTTCCATTGGGATAATGCGAAGCAGTCTTGCCACCACACCTACAGTATGGATATCGTTAGGTTTGATTTTATAAATATTTTGCATTTCATTTTTGGTTAAAAATAGAGCAATGCTTTTGTTTTCCGATTTGGCAATGATTTTTAATTGGTCGTAATACGGACCCGGTTCTATAATTAAGGGGGATGCCATTCCTGGAAAAAAAGGTCTTCTTGTTAGCGGGAAAATAGGGAGTTCTGTAGGGTAGGAACCACCCTTTTTCATAGATTGCTGCGCTTCAAGAGAGTGAATAACTGCATTTTCTATCTCCAAATCAAAGGAGCTTTCATCATTTGACTGATTCAATGGAGGCCTCAATTTTTATAGATTTAACTTAAATTTAAACTTAGGTGAATTTTAATGTTAAGAGTAGACAATTACATTTGTAATCTATAAGCTTAACTCTTCTCTTTATACATTTCAACGTTTTCAGTGAAAGGAATTAGAAGCAAAATACGTTATGCCTTTAATTAATGCTTTATTAATCGAAACTTCAACAGAAAGAGCCGCCTTTGCCCTGCTACAAAATGGGCATATTGTCGTACATAAAGAGCTTGAATTTGGGTATAGAAGCTCTGAGTTGCTCTTACCAACTATTCATGAAGAAATAGCAAATCTTGGATTTAGTTTGCAAAACCTAAACTTTATCGGAGTGGGTAATGGACCAGGTTCATATACTGGACTTCGAGTGGGCGTGATTGTTGCAAAAAGTTTAAGCTTTGCCCTAAAAAAACCACTAATTACCCTATCTTCTTTACAATGTTTTGTCCCTCGTACAAGTGGAAATTTTATATGTGCCTTGGATGCAAAAATAGGGGGGATCTACATGATGCAGGGGAGAAAAAGCAGTGAGGGTGATATTTCTTATATCAGTGAACCCTCTCTTGTTCCGTTAGAAGAATTTGCCCAACATTTATCTGATTCAACAACCTTGGTTGGACCACATTTAGAACCTATCTTGTTAAAGCTTAAAAAACAAGGCATTAACAACGCAAATATTCAGGTTGAAGAAACAGGGCCTTGCATTGATGCAATGTATCGACAAATGGTTGTGAAATGGCAGAATAAAGAATATAGAAATGATAATCGTTTGGATATTAATTACTTAAGAAAAACTCAAGCTGAGATTGAAAAGGAAAAACAGTAATATAGACTAGAATTTAGGTTTCTCACTTGATTAATATCCAAGAGCTATTGTACTATTATTGCATTAGTATTATTATAGATTTTGAATAACGCTTAGCTTAACAAAACAGTTATTCAAGGATTAAAGTTAATAAATAAAATTAAAAATTTAAAAATTAGGATTTGAGTTAAATGACACTAGTAAAAGTTCGTATAGGAGAGCCAATCGATAAAGCCCTTCGCGCTCTTAAAAAAAGACTAGATAAAGAAGGGGTAATGAAATCTGTTAAAGCCCATCGTTTTTACTCAAAACCCTCTATTAAAAAGAGAGCAAAATCTAAAGCTGCTTTAAAATATAAACGTCAGCGCTAGTCTTAAGACAATATCAATTTTTGTCCGATTTGCTTTAGATGATAAATTTCTAAATTTAAGCAACTTAATGAAAATTTAAGTTGCTTCTTAAGAGTTTTCTTAAGTATTATTCAAGCAAATTCATTCTTTAAAAGTCTTTATTTTAGAAGTATACTTATGACTGATGATTACTACGACATTCTAGGAATTTCCAAAACAGCCTCTGCTGATGAAATTAAAAAAGCCTATCGTAAAATGGCTATCAAATATCATCCAGATAAAAATCCGGGCGATTCAGAAGCTGAAAAAAAATTTAAAGAAATTTCAGAAGCTTATGAAGTTTTAAGTGATGATAGAAAAAGACAAATCTATGATCGGCATGGTAAAGAAGGATTAGGCGGTGCCGCTGGTGGAATGCACGGTGGTGGATTTTCCTCTATGGAAGAAGCCTTGCGTACATTTATGGGCGCTTTTGGAGGTATGGGAGGAGAATCTATATTTGAATCCTATTTTGGTGGGGACTTTGGTGGTAAATCGCAACGAATGGCACGTCAGCAAGGAGCTAGCAAAAGGGTAAATATTAATGTTACTTTTGAAGAAGCAGCTAAAGGTGTTGATAAAGAGCTTGCCATTAATAATTATGTGACTTGTAATGTTTGCCAAGGCAAAGGCGCGGCATCATCCCAAGCTATAAAAAAATGTAATCGTTGCAATGGGGCCGGCCAAGTTTATGAGCAAAGAGGCTTTTTTAGCATGTCAATGCCTTGTCCACAATGTGAAGGGGAAGGACAAATTATCACAGATCCTTGCAAAAACTGTCGTGGTGAAGGTGTTGTTAAAGAAAAGCAACGTGTAAAAGTGCATATCCCAGCAGGCGTAGACACTGGCATGCGTTTAAAAATGAATGGCTATGGAGATGCTGGACAAAATGGCGGACCTCCAGGCGATTTATATGTATTTATCAATGTACAACCACATGAGATTTTTGAAAGAGAAGGGAATGACCTTTTGTTAGATCTTCCGATTAGCTTTACAGAAGCCGCTCTTGGTTGTAAAAAAGAAGTTCCAGCCTTATTATCCCATGTTTGTCGCATTTCGATTCCTGAAGGCACGCAAAATGGCAAAATTTTCCGCGTGAAAGGGGAAGGTTTTCCAAACGTTCATGGTCAAGGAAAAGGCGATTTGTTGATTCGAGTATTTGTGGAAACTCCCACTAAATTATCAGAAAAGCAAAAGCAATTGTTACGTGAGTTTGCAAGCACTGAAGATCCTAACAATCAGCCACAAAAAAAAGGTTTTTTAGATAAAATAAAAAATATTTTTATTTAGTGTTGCTATACATAAAAATAAAAAATTTTTTTCTTAAAACAGCAAAAATATCGTTTTTTTAGCTTGTATTTGCTAATCACGTCAAATGAAAGACTTTTTGCTGTTTTATATTGTTTTTTCCCATTTAATAGTTGTCTATTACATTTATACTTAATCCTATTCCCATTATTAAATTCCGTGATTTTAAAATAATCTGCCATTTATTTTGTAAGTGTTTTAAAGAATTTGCAAGCAGTTACGTATTTAAAAAATAAATTGAGTACCAATAATTGCACTTTTGTACCAAAAGTTATCTCTATTGAGAAAACGGAAAATAAAATACAAGTCTAACTCTGCTTTTTTAGAAAGGGCCATTCTTAATTGGAAGGGGCAAATGCGATTCTGAGAAATGCGCTGATCTGAAGCATTGTAAAATAATTCATTGTAAATACTAAATGATTTTAGAAGAGAGTTGTTTTTTAATGGTATAGTTAACATAGTTCTTTGACGCCAACGATAGATAGGTACTGATTCCGTTTTAAAATATCGTATTTCTAAACGATTTCGAGTAACGATCAAAGGTCCACACGATAAAGGAAAAGTCGGATTAAATTCTAATTCAAAGCGATGTTGCCAACGCCATTTTGAGTTTTCTAGAATTGGACGTCCATTTAGATAGGCATAATGTAATTCTAGAGATAAATTTTTTGAAGTTTGCCATATGAATTGTTCATTCAATTGATAAGCACGAATTCTTTTAAAATGATTTTTTGAATCTATTTTTATATAAGTAGCAATGGCAAATGTATTATTATCCCACATTCTCCAAAAAAATCTTTGCCAATATTCAGAATAACAATCATTACACTGTAAATTGCTAACATTAAAGAGTTTTAAAATTATAAAAGTTATGATTATTTTTTTTATCATACAACTTCTACACTCATTTAAAACATAACAGCTATGGTTATCAGAAAGATTAGTATTTAAAAGAGGACTTTATCACTAACTTTTGCTTGATGGGCAATAGATAGATTCAATTTCATGCTATATTTTGCTAAAATATCTTCTACGACGTTTTTGGCAACGTCAGGGGTATTACATTCACTTGATAAATGCGCTAAAAACACTTGTTTTAATCCATCGTGAGCTACATCGGCTAATAATTTGCCACAATCTTCATTTGACAAATGTCCTGTGCGACTTAATACTCGTTGTTTATAGACCATCGGCCTTGAGCAGGCATGAACCATAGAGGGTTGATGATTGGCTTCGACATACAAATAATCACAATGCTGCAGGTGGTTGCGTACAAGGGTAGATATAAAGCCAACATCTGCACAAAATCCAACTTTCAGCTGATCTAATCGTAGGATAAACCCTACTGGATCCAATGTGTCATGTTGTATGCTAAAAGGGTGAATATGTAAGTCTCTAAACTCAAAAGGCTCTCCAGTTGAAAATATTTTGAATTTAGGGCATTCTTGTAAAAAATCAACAATTCCTTTTGCCGTTTCAGCGTTAGCAAATATAGGAATATTATACTTAAAGGCTAACACTTTAAGTCCTGTAATATGATCACTGTGCTCGTGTGTAATTAAAATAGCATCTATATCTTCTATGGCAACTCCAATTTCTGCTAATTTTAGGCAGATTGCTTTTGCACTCATGCCAGCGTCAATTAAGATTTTAGCTTGGGGCGAGCCGAAGTAGATACAATTACCTTTTGAACCTGATCCTAAAGGACAAAAACCAATCATGATAAACCTAAAGAAACTATCTTACATAAGCAAAAATTGGTCTACTTTCGCTTATAACAAACTGATTAATAGTGTCAGGTTTTTATCACAAATGACAATATATTCTCAATACTATAGTTTTATTGTTAATTTTAATATTTCGATTTAGCTTGCATCTCCATCTTTATTGTTTTAGAATTGGAATTAATTTAAAAAGTTTATAAATAAGGTTGTTATGGAAGAAAATAATCCTTTAGAAGACGTAGAAAGAATTCTAGATAAATTAATAGAAAATGCTGAGTCTTTAAATAGTGTAGCAGAAGAAAATCCTCAAGATGATAAATTGGGTGAATTACAAAAAAATCAAGAAGAACTGCTAGAAGAATTAAAAGATATCGATAAAAAAAACACAGCTAATCCAAATATGGGTAGTGTTTCTAGAGAAGCTACAGCTCGTTTAACGACTAAATTGCGTAAATTTCAGCAATTAAATACATCTTTTATTGAAAAGCTATCCAAAGGACAAAAAGGTTCTGACGAAAATAAAGGCTTTAAAATATAACTATTCGACTGCTTGGTTTAAATTAGCTATTTTTTTAAGATAAATAGCTAATTTGAGCTTGGATAAAAAGTAGTAAGTATTTTTTTTAAAGCAGAAATTTTTAAATTTAAGTAATTAGCTTGTTGTCTTAAAGATCTCAATTCCTTTTCACTATTTATCTTCCCATCATTATTTTTTTGGATAGAATATTGTTTAATTTTAAACTCTTGATTGTTGATATCTTGTTCAATTTTTTGAATGGCTCCATTTAAAACCTGAAATGCTATTTGAATCTTTTTTAAGGAATTTTCAATTTTTGGTTTATACATCTTTAGTTTATTTGTATGGGAAGTGATAGTTTCTTTCATCGACTTAATTTCTAGCTGTTCAAAAAAAACAACCTCTTTTTTTTCGATTTTGTTTTGTTTAACTAAAGCAATGATGGTAAGAACTAAAGTGATAAAAATGGAAATGGCGGCACCGGCTGGAATCAATGAGGCTATTAAAGTTGGAATGAATGGTAAGAGAAAGGGGGCATAAATTGCTAGAATTACTAAAGCAAAAACAGAAGTGACTATAATTGCGATCAAAAGGACTTTATTCCAAGTTTTTTTATGATAACTCACTTCCTCGATATTCTTTTGTTGCAAAACATTGACCAAATCTTCTTTTGAAATTAACTGACTCGTTAAATTACTTATGATGGCGGTTTTATTCAAAAACTTTTTTTCGTAATTTAAAAAGTTAACTACTTCTAAACCATTATCCTCTAAAATTTTTGAAAGTTTGACAAGGCTACCTTCAACCTTGTATTCATAACGGCTAAATTCATCGCGAAACAAATTTTCAACCGATTTCCAATAAGTTAATTGTTTATTGACAAAAGAAACAAGTTCTTGATTTAGATTCATAACGATCCTGAAATTAAATCATTTTTATTGATTTATTATATAAGCAGCCAAATGTCACAATATTAGCTGCTCAAAAGACGAGAAGTTAAACAGCTAGATAATTAGCTTTACTTTTTTGATGGGCATACATTGCTGAAAGAGAGCACAATAAAGCTGCCACTGAAAAAACAATAATCAAGCTTATGGCTACTTTATTCATTAAAATAATACCTGTAGCAACTAAAGTAACGATAATAGCTATATTAAGACAGTTTCGAACAAAAGATGTAATGTTATAATCTCTTATAACTCTCATCTGCAGATGTTGAACAGATCCAAGCGAATCATTTATATTGCCATTACTATCTTTTAATTTATCAGCAATAATTGCATTAGCTTTTCCAATATTCGTAAATAATATAACAAAGCTTGCAGTTTCGCCAACAATTGGAAGGGTTGTTAAAAATTTTAAAGCACCGTTATCGACGCCATTTAAATAATCTCTTGCTTGTACTAAAGTCATAAAAACTCCTTTTAAAAGGAGAAGAATAGAAATATTGTATTAATTTTTTATAAAGATAGTTTTGGCTTTCAACATTAATATTTAGTTATTTTAGAGAGATGAAGTCAAAACAAAAGGTTATTACATTTTTTTTTAGAGATTGAGCTTAAAGAAAAGCAGTCAGATTATTAATCTGACTGCTTAAAAATAAAAACCAAATTTAAACCGCTTGATAATTAACAGCCATATTACTCTTATAATGGTTATACACTGCTGCAGTTAAATTAATAGACAAAGCAATTGAAAACCCTACAAGTCCAATGATGACTAATTTATTCAATAAGATAATGCCGGTAGCTACTAGTGTAGCGAGGATAGCAATACTGACCACGTATCGAACGGTTTGTGAAATAGCGTAATCTCTCAATACTCGAATATGGCGATTTTCAAGATTCAATTTTTCATTTGGTGCTATACGCCCATTCTCTTTAATTTCTTGGACTAATTCAGCAACTCGTCCAAGTGTAGAACAACAAGTAAGACTTAGCATAGTTACTTCACCAATCAAGGGAACAGCTGTTGCTATTTTTAAGAAAATGTTATCTGCTTTATTTAAATTATGATGTGCTTCTTGTATAGTCATAGTAAACTCCTAGTAAAAATCGAAAAGATAAAAAATTTGCATTAATTTTTTATAAAGAAAAGCTTACATTAGACTAACTTAAAAAAAAGTCTACACGCTTAATTAAAGGTCTCCAAACTTATTAAATATATTTAGTTATGTCATTAATTTACTAATATAATCATATTTAATTTTTATAAAATATAAGCTATTATTATTTTTTATTACTATTTAATAGGGTTAAAAATGATAGAACTTAAAGATTTTAGTTTAAGGTATTATAGTTTCGATGAAACAACTAAAGATATTATTGCAGTTCAAAAAAAGCCAGATTCCGTCGAAAACACAATCAAAAAATTTATAAAAATTGCTGAAGACAATGAATCTAATACGGTTCTTTTTGAAAAAATTCGTTTAGTTTGTAAATACATTATAGGCAAAGCTAAATCTAAATATGCAGCAGTCAAACCCGGTTTCTTTTCTGGAAAAGTTTTTGGTAAAAGTCAACAAGAGGTTATAGCTGATTTAGAAACTAACTTATCCATACAGATGAGTGATCGAATTAAAGGTTTAAAACTCCATAAAGAAACGTTTTTTTACAAAGAATTAGAAACTGATATAAAAATCATACAAACCAAAAATAAAATAGATTCTATTACCTTAAAATTAAATTTACTTACTTCGAAATTAAAGGAAATCCCTGGAACAAAAAGCTTATTTCCCCCTTCCTTAACTACAAAAGAACTACTAGATAAATGTAGTTATGAAAGAGAATTAGAAAGTTTAAATGAAACGCTTGAACAATTGGAAACTTTTTTACAAACTTGTCAAGAAGATCAAGCCCAAATTGACAAGATGTTTGCTGAAATGAAGATTCCAGACTTAGATAGAGAAGATTAATATTCTTACCAAAAAATAGCAGCTCTTTCAAGCTGCTATTCTTAATCTTTATAAGGATCAAATTCATTTTCACTTGCCATACATACACCGATTGGCTTTAAAGTATGGAGAATACGAATGGATTCATTGTGTGAATGTAATACGTTTTCTATGCGTTTGTAAGCAAAAGGGGATTCGTCTAAGCCTCCGCCTCTTAACTCCACTTGTGCTTTTGTCATCCAGTCTTCGTGAGCTTGCTTATTAACTAATCCTTCCTTAAGAACTTTTCCGGTTCGGCGGCAAACTTTGCCTTTGGCTTGTATCCTTCCCATTTGTCTGCCCGCCCCATGCACCGTAGAATAAAGTCCTTTTTGGGCTTCTTCTGTGTCTTTGCCTTCTAAGATTACAGAAATATCACCCATGGACCCACCGACAAATCCCTTTTGGTTAGGAAAAGCGGGAGTTGCTCCCTTTCTCACAACCCAAAGATCTTTACCAAAATGATTTTCCTTCCAGGCAAAATTATGATGGTTATGGATTTCTTCTTGAATGGATGCGCGTAAAATTTTAGCTACACGTTCACAGACCCAGTCTCTTCCCGCATACGCATATTTTCCCGCTAATTCCATACATTTGAGATATTGTTGGCCAAGATCTGAATTCTCGTCAAAAATGACAGGAGCTGCGTGGACCCCGTCTTTTCCGCCACCTTCTTTTATAAAATGGGTGCAAATAGAATGGCCAAGCCCTCGGCTTCCAAAATGAACCCCTATCCAAACTCGATTTAATTCATCGATGAATAAATCAACATAATGGTTGCCAGATCCCACTGTTCCAAGTTGCTCGTAGGCTTTCGTTTTTAAAGA contains these protein-coding regions:
- the lon gene encoding Lon protease; the encoded protein is MNQSNDESSFDLEIENAVIHSLEAQQSMKKGGSYPTELPIFPLTRRPFFPGMASPLIIEPGPYYDQLKIIAKSENKSIALFLTKNEMQNIYKIKPNDIHTVGVVARLLRIIPMEHGGAQAILNMEKRIRLVDCTLEKKMLTGTVSYHDDPNVITDELKAYSISIISTIKELLKLNPLFKEELQIFLGHSDFTEPGKLADFAVALTTASRDELQDVLETFDIHQRIDKALILLKKELDLSILQNNINQKIEATISKSQKDFFLREQLKTIKKELGLERDDKSIDKDKFEIRLKERTIPSDVLKVIKDEMEKLSVLEPQSAEYAVSRGYLDWLTIIPWGIFSKEHDNLREAEEILSEDHYGLEDIKERILEFISVGKLSNGIKGSIVCLVGPPGVGKTSIGKSVARALNRKFYRFSVGGMRDEAEIKGHRRTYIGAMPGKLIQALKACQTMNPVIMLDEVDKMGNSYQGDPASALLEVLDPEQNKEFLDHYLDVRTDLSNILFIVTANVLDSIPEPLKDRMEILRLSGYVMQEKIEIAKKYLIPKNRKVNGLKFKDVEFTTDAIRAIINGYAREAGVRSLENNIKKILRKLTLKIVREQEDSKEEKKSKKHRITPENLIEYLGRPKFTSDRFYEVTPVGVCTGLAWTSMGGATLYIETVKVASEKTEMKLTGQAGQVMKESSEIAWSYLHSAINKYAPNHTFFEKTQVHIHIPEGATPKDGPSAGITMVTALLSLLLNVPVVNNLGMTGEITLTGRILPIGGVKEKVVAARRSGLTTLIFPKENAREYEELPDYIKKGLTIHFVEHYDEVFNIAFQL
- a CDS encoding UGMP family protein, which gives rise to MPLINALLIETSTERAAFALLQNGHIVVHKELEFGYRSSELLLPTIHEEIANLGFSLQNLNFIGVGNGPGSYTGLRVGVIVAKSLSFALKKPLITLSSLQCFVPRTSGNFICALDAKIGGIYMMQGRKSSEGDISYISEPSLVPLEEFAQHLSDSTTLVGPHLEPILLKLKKQGINNANIQVEETGPCIDAMYRQMVVKWQNKEYRNDNRLDINYLRKTQAEIEKEKQ
- a CDS encoding 30S ribosomal protein S21, which encodes MTLVKVRIGEPIDKALRALKKRLDKEGVMKSVKAHRFYSKPSIKKRAKSKAALKYKRQR
- the dnaJ gene encoding Heat shock protein J; protein product: MTDDYYDILGISKTASADEIKKAYRKMAIKYHPDKNPGDSEAEKKFKEISEAYEVLSDDRKRQIYDRHGKEGLGGAAGGMHGGGFSSMEEALRTFMGAFGGMGGESIFESYFGGDFGGKSQRMARQQGASKRVNINVTFEEAAKGVDKELAINNYVTCNVCQGKGAASSQAIKKCNRCNGAGQVYEQRGFFSMSMPCPQCEGEGQIITDPCKNCRGEGVVKEKQRVKVHIPAGVDTGMRLKMNGYGDAGQNGGPPGDLYVFINVQPHEIFEREGNDLLLDLPISFTEAALGCKKEVPALLSHVCRISIPEGTQNGKIFRVKGEGFPNVHGQGKGDLLIRVFVETPTKLSEKQKQLLREFASTEDPNNQPQKKGFLDKIKNIFI
- the yycJ gene encoding Putative metallo-hydrolase YycJ, whose translation is MIGFCPLGSGSKGNCIYFGSPQAKILIDAGMSAKAICLKLAEIGVAIEDIDAILITHEHSDHITGLKVLAFKYNIPIFANAETAKGIVDFLQECPKFKIFSTGEPFEFRDLHIHPFSIQHDTLDPVGFILRLDQLKVGFCADVGFISTLVRNHLQHCDYLYVEANHQPSMVHACSRPMVYKQRVLSRTGHLSNEDCGKLLADVAHDGLKQVFLAHLSSECNTPDVAKNVVEDILAKYSMKLNLSIAHQAKVSDKVLF
- the rtcB gene encoding RNA-splicing ligase RtcB, producing MQLINNISVWGDPLLEAVEQMKTALQYDAFAGCLMADHHIGYSVPVGGVIAYENKICVNGVGFDIACGNKAVRVDADPNYLISNIYRTMNEVQKNISFGVGRKNKEKVEHSLFDDPLWEEIPLLRSLKTKAYEQLGTVGSGNHYVDLFIDELNRVWIGVHFGSRGLGHSICTHFIKEGGGKDGVHAAPVIFDENSDLGQQYLKCMELAGKYAYAGRDWVCERVAKILRASIQEEIHNHHNFAWKENHFGKDLWVVRKGATPAFPNQKGFVGGSMGDISVILEGKDTEEAQKGLYSTVHGAGRQMGRIQAKGKVCRRTGKVLKEGLVNKQAHEDWMTKAQVELRGGGLDESPFAYKRIENVLHSHNESIRILHTLKPIGVCMASENEFDPYKD